The window AGGAACCGGCACACCATCGGCTCGTCGTCCACGACGACCACTCGGACCATGGGGAGTCACACCGCCAATTCCGCAGTCGGTACGTACGCGGGCAGCGTGGCCTCGACGCAGAACCCGCCGTCCGGAGTGCACCCGGCACGCAACGTACCGTGCACGAGTTCGATGCGCTGCCGGAGGTTGGCTATGCCCAGGCCGGAGCCGGTGCCGACCAGGGCGCTGCTCGGCCGGCCGGCGGTGTGTTGCGGATCGTGAGCCGCACCTGCGCCTCGTCGTACGCGACCCGAACCGTCACCCGCGCACCGGGCGCGTGCTTGCGCACATTGGTCAGCGCCTGCTCGAGGCGTTCGGCGCGCAGACCGGGTTCGCCTGGAAGAGCCTCGGCGTGCTGCTCGTCCGGGGGCGGCCGGGGCGGTCGTCGCCGTCCGACGGTTCCGCTGGGAGCCGCGGCCGGAGTGAGAGTTCTGCCAGGTGTGGAGCGGCCGGTCCGGCCCTGTCGCGGGTGGCACCAGTTCAACACCTGACCGTTCCGACCGACGTTCTTCGACGCGGGCCGGGCGTGGGGCAGGATGGAGCCATGAGCGTCGTCAAGATCAACGTACTCACTGTCCCCGCCGAACAGCGCGAGACCCTGGAGAAGCGCTTTGCCTCGCGCGCCCACGCGGTCGAGAACTCGGACGGCTTCGAATGGTTCGAACTCCTCCGCCCTGTCGAAGGCACTGACAACTACCTGGTGTACACGCGGTGGCGCGACGAAGGGTCGTTCAAGGCGTGGATGGAGGGCCCGATGAAGGAGGCGCATCAGGGGGGCGGCGAACGACCGAAGCCTGCCGCAAGTGGGTCGACGCTGTGGTCCTTCGAGGTCGTGCAACAGGCCGCGCCAGAAGGAAAGTAGCTGCAAGCAGGATCGCAGGCCAGGGTGTGTGCCCCGATCATCCGGGGCGAGCGGTGACGCCCTGCGCCTCGCCTGCGTCGATCGGGCGGCGTCTGGTACGTCGATACGTTCGGGAGTCGGTGCGGCCTTCATCGTCGGCCGGGTGTGGCCATCACTTGCCACTCCGCCAAGTCGTTCGCCCTCGCCGGCGAACGCGCTCACGGAGCGGACAACTCCTTGAGGTGTGCTGGGTGATCCAGCGGGCGCACTCCGTTCCTCCCCCCAGGACCGACAGCAGGATGAGGGCGGCGGCCAGCAGTGCCTGAGATCCGCACGCCACTGGTAGGTCAGCCCGGTAGAAGCCGTAGCCGACCGCCACAAGGCCGGTCGGCCCGACGGTCAGCACCAGGATGAGCCGGGCCGTCGCGCCAGGAGGACGTGCTCCCCCTGCAGCCCATTGCTTGAGGCCTTCGGCGAACCAGAACGCGGCGAGGGCAGCCACCTCCAGCGCTGTGAGCAAGGCTGCCGAGCCAAGGTCCACGGTCCACATGAGCATGTGCACCATGCTCCGCGAGCGGACCGCTTCGGGCCTGAGTACGGCTACTCAACCGGCCCGGATGCCGCACGCACTCCTCACGTGCGGCCTGTTCCGCATACGGCAGCGTCAACTCGGCCTTCGGCCGCCCCCGTCCGTGCCATGGGACGGGCTTATGCGTCCGAACAGAGCACCGACTCAGGACACCAGGAGCCGGGCGAGTTCGGTCGGCTTGCTGACCATCGGCCAGTGACCTGAGTCGATGTCCACGAAGTCAAGGTGCTTGGCCTTGGCGAGCTCGGGTACGTGACCTGCGCCGATCCACTCCTGAGCCTGGGCGGGGGTGAATTCGGGGCACACGAGTACGACCGGGACGTCGAACCGTCGCTCGTCCACCAGACGCACCAGCCCCTTGGTCACCCCTGTGGGGACGGGAATCGCAGCAGCCGCGATGCTGCGCCTGGCATCTTCATCGAGGTCGGCCGAGTCCGGCCCCTCGAACGGGCCCCAGCCGGGGAAGGGCATGACACCGTCCTTCGCCTCGAAGAGGTCGGCGTAGGGCTCCCCGTCGGCGGCCGGGAAACCGCCGATGAGGACGACTTCGGCCACCTTCTCCGGTCGCGCGTCGGCGGCCAGCCAAGCCAGGGTGCAGGCTGCGGAATGCCCCACCACCATGGGCTTTTCGGACGCCGCGTCCAGGGCCGCGAGCACTGCCGCCACCTGGTCGTCGAGCGTGGCCGACGCAGATCCGTCGCCCTGACCGGGGAGGGTGAGCGGCACGGGGCGGTGGCCGAGTGCCTCCAGCGTGGGCACGACATCGTCCCATGCGGATCCGTCGAGCCAGAGGCCGGCGATGAGCAGGATGTCCATGGTCAGTTCTCTTTCTCCAGGGAGGTCAGATCACGTTCGGCATAAAGCCGGTGTTCCCATTCCTCGTTGAGGACGATGCTGAGACATACCTTGAAGGGGAAGTTTTCCATCCGGGGCCAGCCGGGCTCGGTGCGCGTCACCGCAGAGGCGAGTTGCTCGTCGGTGAGTGACTCCATGACGTGGCGGACCATGGCCTGGCGTTCGCGTCGGACCGTGAGCACCTCGTCGAGCGAGGGTCGGACCTCGCGGTCCCACGGGATACCGTCCCAGCCGGGCGCCTCGTCCCACGGCAGGTCCAACTGGTGCCACGGCGAGGGGTTGCCGAGAATCATCCGGCCCACCCAGGCGGCGCCGGCGAAGTTGAGGTGCCGAAGGGTCTGGATGAAGGACCACTCGTCGTCGATGCTGCGATGGAGCGCCGCTTCGGGGAACGTCCTCGCACGCGCGACGGTGTCCTCCCAGAGCCGCTCCAGGATTGCCCACGCCTCACGGAACCCGTCGGTGTCGTCGGGGCGCATCTTCGCCCGCTCGGGCATGCGGCGGTTCAGTTCGGCGTCGACGAGCGGTGCGATGTCGACGCCGTTCACCACGACGTTCTTCAGCTCGCCGCTGATCTCGACGTCGACCAACTCGACGCCACGCATGCGGCTCTCATGGAACAGGGCGCCGCGGACCTGCGCCCCGGTGAAGTCGACTGCCTGCATGCGGACGTCATTCAGGGACACCTGGGTGAAGGTGGCACCCCGGAGGTTGACGCGCTCCAAGCGCGCTCCGGTGAGGTCCTGCTCGCGGAACTCGGTCATGAACGTCACCCTAGGACCAATTCCGGACGATCTACTTCCTGCTTATCTCGTGCCCATCTAATCTGCTGGGGTGCCGACCGACTCCAGCCCCACCGCACGAGCTCTGCGCTCCATCGAGATCCTCCGGACCCGCCCCGGCGTGACGGCCGACGAACTCGCCGCGGCTTTGGGAGTCACGGAGCGGGCGGCGCGTCGGTACGTCGAGATCCTCCGAGAGGCGGGCATCCCCGTTGAGTCGGCCCGGGGCCGACATGGCGGGTACCGGCTGGGGCGCGGGACGAGGCTGCCTCCGGTCGTCTTCACGGAGCACGAGGCACTCGGCCTGGTCATGGCGGTCCTCGACGGCCGGCCGGCCGCCGCCGATGTCGACGACCTCGTCGGTTCCGCCCTGGGCAAGGTCATCCGGGCACTGCCCGAGAGCGTCGGCCGACAAGCAGCGGTGCTGCGAGAGCACGCGTCAGCTGCGCCCGACCGGTACTCGGCCCGTACGGATCCCTCCATCACCAGCGCACTCGTGTCAGCCGTCGCGGCCCGACGTCGAGCGCTGATCACGTATCGGAGCGAGTCCGGCAACGAGTGGGAGGCCGAGGTGGATCCCTGGGCGGTCGTCGTCCGCCACGGGCGCTGGTACCTCCTGTGTCACTCCCATCGCGCTGACGCGATCCGCACCTATCGGGTCGACCGGGTCCGCGCGGTTCAGCAGACCGCCCACGGGTTCGATCCGCCCGATGGCCTCGACCCGGTGGCAGCGGTGGAAGAGAACCTGGGCACCGGGTGGGAGTTCCCCACCCACGTAGTGTTCGACGCTCCACTGGCTGAGGTGGCGCCATGGATCCGGCCTTCGATGGGGCGACTTGAACCATCGGGAGAGGGGTGCGTGCTCGTCGGCAGCACGAGCAACCCGGCGATGTACGCGCAGGAGTGGTTGGCGAGCGTGCCGTTCCCCTTCCGCGTCGACGGCGGGCAGGAACTCCGTGCCGCGGTCGCGACGCTCGCGGCACGATTCGCTGCCGCCCTGGCGGACCAACCCTGACGGCGATTTCGAAGGACTTGGTCGACGCATTGCGCCAAGTCGGTGCGCAACGGCCAGGGGCGGAAAAGCACATCGCGGCGCGGGCACAGCATCGGCGGTCACAGCCAGCCGTTGCGCTTGAAGCCCCGGTGGATGACGAGGCAAGCGGTCGCGATGACGACCAGAGCGACCGGGTAGCCGAAGCGCCAGTGCAGTCCGGGCATGTGCTCGAAGTTCATGCCGTAGACGCCACACACCATCGTCGGCACGGCGATGATCGCGGCCCAGGCGGTGATCTTCCGCATGTCCTCGTTCTGCGCGACGGTGACCTGGGCGAGGTGGGCCTGGAGGATGGAGTCGAGCAGCGCGTCGAAGTCGGTGATCTGCTCGATGACGCGGGCCAAGTGGTCGGCGACGTCACGGAAGTACGCCTGTATCTCATGGTCGATGGAGCGCATCGACTCAGTGGTCAGCACGTGGAGGGGGCGGCCGAGCGGGACCACAGCACGCTTGAGTTCCAGAAGCTCGCGCTTGAGCTGGTAGATGCGCCCGACGTCGGCGCTCCGCGAGCCGTGCGGTGAGAAGACGTCCGTCTCGACCTGGTCGATGTCGTCCTGGACGGCATAGGTGACGGTCAGATAGTCGTCGACGACTTGGTCGGCGATGGCGTGGAGCACAACAGCCGGTCCCTTGGCCAGTTGCCGTGGGTCCTCCTCGAGGCCTTCGCGCAGGGAGCCCAGGGAGCCGTGGCGTCCGTGCCGTACGGTCACCACGAAGTCGGGTCCGGCGAAGACCATGATCTCTCCGGTGTCCACCACCTCGCTGGTGGCGGTCAGTTCCGCGTGCTCGACGTAGGCGACCGACTTGAAGACGGCGAACAGGACGTCGCCGTACTGCTGGACCTTGGGCCGCTGGTGGGCGTGGACGGCGTCCTCGACGGCGAGCGGGTGCAGACCGAACAGCTCGGCAACCCGCACGAACTCCGCCTCGGTGGGCTCGTGCAGGCCGAGCCATACGAAGCCGTCGCCGCGTTTGCGTACCCGGGCGACGGATTCCTCGACGCTGGGGGCGGCCTTCTGGCGGACGCCGTCGCGGTAGATGACGCAGTTGACCACGGTGGAGCCCAGCGGCGAACGGGCCGGGTGGCTGAGGTCCACAGGGCGCCCCCGCCGCGCCAGACGTGCGACTTTGCGCAGGCTGCCGACCATCGACATGAAGTACTCCTTCGCCAGGTGCGGGCCAGTGTGCCAGGAGAAGGTAAAGGGGACGTCAGAGCCTGCGGCGACCCGCTCGTACACACCAAGCCGAACGACGCCTGACCCGGGGTTCCGTTCCAAGGCGCCCTGTGGGTTCTGCCCGAAAGCTCGGAGACCACGCTGACCAGGAACGCCGTGGTCCGTCAGCGTCGCGTTACGGGGAGGGGGCCTGGCGTCAAGCATCCGTCAGTGCGGCGGCTCATCGCCGGTGGGCGGGCATAGCTTCGATGAAGCGCCCGGCCGGACCGACCGGGCGCCGCCAGTCGCCTTCTGCGAGGAGCAGGACCATGTCTCCAGTCGAGTTTCCCGAGGACCCCGAGCCTTCTGAACGGTTCCCGGCCGGACTTCTCTACGTCCCTGTCCGGTCGGGGCCCGCTGGATGTACGTCCCGGTTCTTCCGCACCCCCCTGGGCGGCCGCACCGCCGTCGGATTCACCTCCGCGGCGAAACTCACCGCCACTCTGGGCACGGACCAGCCCTCCATCAGGCTCTCCGAACCCGCACTGCGCGCTCTCGCGGCCCCCCTGGGCGTGACCGCCCTCACCGTCGACCCGCAGTTCTCCGCCCCCGCGACAACCCCTTCGGTCTCCAGGGACATCGAACGCGCGAGCTCCTCGCATACATGGCATCCCCAGCACGTCGGTGCCCTGCGAGTGACCGGCGCCGCTGCCGTCGTCGCATGTCTGAATCTGCTGATCGGCTGAGGAGGCGCCACATGTCAGTTTCCGTTCTCTGACACCACCCCCCACACCCGGCGTCCACCAAACCCCCCTCACGGCGGACGCCACCCCACACACACCACCAATGGCCCGAAAGGCCACCAGATGTGCTCGAGCAGCTCGTCGACCGCGAGGTGCCCCTCTCGGGCTCGCTCAAGCGTGCGATCATCGCGGCATTGTCCGAAGTGTGAGGCATTGTGCCTGTTACCCGATTTACGTGACACCGGTGGCGGAGCGCGGGGTGGTGTGCCACGGCGTGCGGAGGTGCCGGAAAGGGCTTGTTGCCGCGGGTGGCCGGGATGGTTGCCGTGCCCAGTGAATGTCAGGGGCACGCCCGTGCGGGGTCTGTGATCGGTACAGTCATCGGTTACGGAAATATCCGCATTTTGTAACGCAGGCTGAAGCCTGTGCCGACAGGCGGACGGGTGGTTCAGAGTGTGGGTCCTCGGCTTGTTGAGCCGGGACCCGCACCGCGCAACATGGCTCCGACCTGGGCCTGGGCGCCTCTACTTGAGGGGACATCACGTGTCTGCTTCTCGTACTGTCCGTCGTCTCGTCGCTACCGGTCTGGCGGCCGGTTCCCTTGTCGCCGTCGTGGCGATGCCGGCATCCGCCGACAACGGCCACAACCGTGACCGTCACCACCAGACGTACTCCCGTGTGGTGCTCGGCAGCATCCAGTACAACAGCCCGGGCCGTGACGACCACTCCAACCGTTCACTGAACGGGGAATGGGTCGAGGTCACCAACACCGGCTACCGGCCGGTGAACCTGGACGGATGGACACTCTCGAACCGGGACGGCAACCGTTACCGCTTCGACGACCTCCGCCTGGGCGCCCGGGCCACCGTCCGCATCCACACCGGACGCGGCCACGACACCCGCGCCAACGTCTACCAGGACCGCCGCACCGACTACATCTGGAGCAACTACTCCGACAAGGCCACCCTGCGCGACAACCACGGCCGGACCGTCGACACCAAGTCCTGGGGCCGCGACCGCGACCACCGCACCAACGACCGCGGACACCGCCGCTGACCTGACCCCCACCCGCCACTGACAGCCGACCCCCTCCCGGAACCGCTGCGTGCCGCCACCCCCCGCCCCCGAAGTGGCGGCACGCAGCCCGCGCGCACACCTGCCTCCCCTCGGGCGGGATGGGCGCGGGCCTGTCGTCGGTCGACAGGCCACCCCAGGAGCCAGGACAGCAGCACCTGACGAGCAGCCGCCGTCGCACCTTGGTTCGGTGCGACGGCGGCTTTGTCGGCAGGGCTGTTACTAAAGCTCCCGCTCAATCTGGTTCTCGCCGATCTTCTCTTCGCGCATGGTCATCTCGTTCTGGACGGCATAGCGAGTCTGCGGCCCGCTGCCCTCGGCCTGCCGGATCTCGCCTCGCTGGATCTCGTCCTGGTGGTCCCGGTACTCCACGTGCTGTCCCTTGCGGTAGGGCATGGGAAATCTCCAAGTCTCGTGTAGGTCGGCGAGGGGGATCGGCCCCAGCTCGTTCGGTGGGGGATGCCCCTCTTGGCGCCCGCGACCATCACTGGGCGCACTGACAGCCCACTCCCAACTCCGCCCTCCAGCAACCACAACGGGCCGAATGGAGGACCCCCCTGCCCTCCCGACCCACACCGCGCTGATGGTGATCAAACCCGTCGATGACAGGGGTCCAGGCCCGCTGTCACATGACAGCCGGGACGGGCAGCACCGCACCGGTCTCAAGGTCCGTACACCGGATCTCCAGGGACCTGACGTCGGCACTGACGACCGTGACGACTCGGTGAAGATCGCAGCTCGCCCGGTCGGGGCGTGAGGACCGAAAGCGATGTGGGCGGGCTGCGTCACTCCAACGGCCCACACCTGCCCGGCCTGGTGGCGGCACGTGGCCATGTGCAGCGGCCGGGCACGTGCGGGCAGGGGCCGGACGCAGCTGTCCAACGAGTGAGTCGAAGGAGCCAAACGCAAGAGCCGGCGCGCAATCGAAAGGGACAGCGGTCGGGTCGGCGGTGCCGAAGCGGGACAGGTCTACGGATGCGGCTCGCTCACCGCGCGACGTGCAGCCGCCCAGCCGCGAGTCACGTCGCGCCCCTCGGGGCTACCGTGCAAGCTGCGTGGTCAGCCGGACATGGGCGCTCTGCTCCCCGAATCCCCGGTAGCCCTCGTCCCGCTGGACGAGTTCGAAGAAGACGTTTCCGATGGTGCTGGTGCAGCAGTGCCGGAACTGGCCGTTCTCGTCACGGTCGTAGAACCAACCATTATGTGGTGGCCGGCCGTCGGGCGCCGGCAATCTGCTGACCTGGCCTGCCACAGCAACGCTGTGACCTTGGACTTGAACGTGGTCGTACCCCGTGCGGCAGAACGCCCTACGCTGACCACCATGTCGTCTCAGGTGCCGATCAGCGACGAGCTGCGCTCCGTAGTGGGCTCCCCCACGCAGGCCACGCTGCTGGACAGTAGTCCGCGCTCCCGGGTGTGGCGGGTGGAGTTGCGCGGTGGGAGCCGGGTGATCGTCAAACAGATCGCCGACGGAGGGGGCACCGGGCCCGACGGCAATGCGCGCTATGCGCGGGAAGTCGCCGCGCTGCGGCTTGCCGCACGCGCCACCCGACCGACCGTCGCGCCGACGCTGCTCGGAACGGACCCGGCGTCCCGAGTGATGGTCCTGGAGCACCTGGACAGTCCCGGAGCGGCTGACGACTGGATGCCCGGCTATGCCGAGGCCCTCGCCCGGCTGCACTCACTCACCGGGCCGACCGACACAGGCACGCTTCCCACGTGGTCCGGACCGACGGCCACCGACGCCGAGTCCTTCATCGCCCTCGCCGAAGCGCTTGACGTCCCCGTCCCACCGGCAGTGCCGAACGAACTCGCCGCCCTGATCGACCGGCTGGACCCCACGCCCCATCATGCGCTGCTCCACGGAGACCCCTGCCCCGGCAACGATCTGCGCACCGCCACCGGCGTCCGCTTCGTCGACTTCGAACAGGCCTCGCTGGGCAACGGCCTCGTCGAACTCGCCTACTTCCGCATCGGATTCCCGACCTGCTGGTGCGCCATGTCGGT is drawn from Streptomyces sp. NBC_01717 and contains these coding sequences:
- a CDS encoding antibiotic biosynthesis monooxygenase family protein, which gives rise to MSVVKINVLTVPAEQRETLEKRFASRAHAVENSDGFEWFELLRPVEGTDNYLVYTRWRDEGSFKAWMEGPMKEAHQGGGERPKPAASGSTLWSFEVVQQAAPEGK
- a CDS encoding alpha/beta fold hydrolase, encoding MDILLIAGLWLDGSAWDDVVPTLEALGHRPVPLTLPGQGDGSASATLDDQVAAVLAALDAASEKPMVVGHSAACTLAWLAADARPEKVAEVVLIGGFPAADGEPYADLFEAKDGVMPFPGWGPFEGPDSADLDEDARRSIAAAAIPVPTGVTKGLVRLVDERRFDVPVVLVCPEFTPAQAQEWIGAGHVPELAKAKHLDFVDIDSGHWPMVSKPTELARLLVS
- a CDS encoding DinB family protein, whose translation is MTEFREQDLTGARLERVNLRGATFTQVSLNDVRMQAVDFTGAQVRGALFHESRMRGVELVDVEISGELKNVVVNGVDIAPLVDAELNRRMPERAKMRPDDTDGFREAWAILERLWEDTVARARTFPEAALHRSIDDEWSFIQTLRHLNFAGAAWVGRMILGNPSPWHQLDLPWDEAPGWDGIPWDREVRPSLDEVLTVRRERQAMVRHVMESLTDEQLASAVTRTEPGWPRMENFPFKVCLSIVLNEEWEHRLYAERDLTSLEKEN
- a CDS encoding helix-turn-helix transcriptional regulator; the protein is MPTDSSPTARALRSIEILRTRPGVTADELAAALGVTERAARRYVEILREAGIPVESARGRHGGYRLGRGTRLPPVVFTEHEALGLVMAVLDGRPAAADVDDLVGSALGKVIRALPESVGRQAAVLREHASAAPDRYSARTDPSITSALVSAVAARRRALITYRSESGNEWEAEVDPWAVVVRHGRWYLLCHSHRADAIRTYRVDRVRAVQQTAHGFDPPDGLDPVAAVEENLGTGWEFPTHVVFDAPLAEVAPWIRPSMGRLEPSGEGCVLVGSTSNPAMYAQEWLASVPFPFRVDGGQELRAAVATLAARFAAALADQP
- a CDS encoding magnesium and cobalt transport protein CorA codes for the protein MSMVGSLRKVARLARRGRPVDLSHPARSPLGSTVVNCVIYRDGVRQKAAPSVEESVARVRKRGDGFVWLGLHEPTEAEFVRVAELFGLHPLAVEDAVHAHQRPKVQQYGDVLFAVFKSVAYVEHAELTATSEVVDTGEIMVFAGPDFVVTVRHGRHGSLGSLREGLEEDPRQLAKGPAVVLHAIADQVVDDYLTVTYAVQDDIDQVETDVFSPHGSRSADVGRIYQLKRELLELKRAVVPLGRPLHVLTTESMRSIDHEIQAYFRDVADHLARVIEQITDFDALLDSILQAHLAQVTVAQNEDMRKITAWAAIIAVPTMVCGVYGMNFEHMPGLHWRFGYPVALVVIATACLVIHRGFKRNGWL
- a CDS encoding SAV_915 family protein; its protein translation is MSPVEFPEDPEPSERFPAGLLYVPVRSGPAGCTSRFFRTPLGGRTAVGFTSAAKLTATLGTDQPSIRLSEPALRALAAPLGVTALTVDPQFSAPATTPSVSRDIERASSSHTWHPQHVGALRVTGAAAVVACLNLLIG
- a CDS encoding lamin tail domain-containing protein, which translates into the protein MSASRTVRRLVATGLAAGSLVAVVAMPASADNGHNRDRHHQTYSRVVLGSIQYNSPGRDDHSNRSLNGEWVEVTNTGYRPVNLDGWTLSNRDGNRYRFDDLRLGARATVRIHTGRGHDTRANVYQDRRTDYIWSNYSDKATLRDNHGRTVDTKSWGRDRDHRTNDRGHRR
- a CDS encoding phosphotransferase encodes the protein MSSQVPISDELRSVVGSPTQATLLDSSPRSRVWRVELRGGSRVIVKQIADGGGTGPDGNARYAREVAALRLAARATRPTVAPTLLGTDPASRVMVLEHLDSPGAADDWMPGYAEALARLHSLTGPTDTGTLPTWSGPTATDAESFIALAEALDVPVPPAVPNELAALIDRLDPTPHHALLHGDPCPGNDLRTATGVRFVDFEQASLGNGLVELAYFRIGFPTCWCAMSVTGTPLAEVEDIYRATWRSLTGTDVPGDLADACAGWLIRGDALVERAHRESVDHLARVPAEDFEWGYVSARERLVHRLGVVADQTRDHDDLYALGHLSAAMAVRLLERWPTLRPLPAQDTRPWH